In the Thermogemmatispora onikobensis genome, ATCAGGCAGCCCCTGGCCTTCGCTGATGCCTCCTTTGATCTCATCAACGGGCGCTTCCTCTTCAGCTTCATGGGTCCCGCAGACTGGGCGGCTCTTCTGAGCGAGTGCCGCCGCCTGCTCAAGCCCGGTGGCATAATCCGCCTGACAGAGACCGAGGGCCCGCTGACGACCAGCCCCGCCACGGAGCGTCTTTTCGCTTTGGGCTATGCCGCCCTCAAGCGCGCCGGTCAGAGCTTCTCGCCCGACGGCAACCACATCGGCATTACTCCCGTGCTGCCGCGGCTACTGCGCCGCGCCGGCTTCACTGAGGTGCACCTGTATGCCAGCGCCGCCGAATGGTCGAGTGAGACGCCGCTGCATTATGCCTTCTTCAAAGATGAGATGGTCGCCCTGGACCTCTCACTTCCCTTTCTGGTCAGGATAGGCATGGGAAGCGAGGAAGGACTACGCCAGCTTTATCAGCAGGCCATCGCTGAGATGCAGGCTGACGACTTCTGCGCCATCTGGACCTGGCTCACCGTCTGGGGTCGCCAGCCCACCTGAAGCGGGCAAACAGCAAGCGCCATGCCAGCCTCGACCGACCAACCGACCATCGTAACCAGCGCATCATCAGCAGGCCAAAAGGACCGAGCGGCCCGCTTGCGCCAGTAATAGCAACCAGCGATCATCTCTGTTGAAAATCGCCATAGCCATATGAGTACATCCTTTGCACAAGAACGCTTCTGCGACCACTGTGGGGCCGCCAACCCGGCAGATGCCGCCCGCTGCTGGCATTGTCAGGGGGCGCTGCCGGCCCCCCTGGCCACAGTGGGCGCCCTGCTCCTGGGGCGCTACCATCTGATCCGCGAGCTGGGCCAGGGGGGCATGGGCACCGTCTTTCTGGCCGAAGACCGGCGCCTTGGTGCCCGTGCCGTCGCCGTCAAATGCCTCTACAAACATCGCCTCAACACACAAGAGCGAGCCGAAGCCGAGCGCGCCTTTCAACAGGAGGCTGAACTACTGGCGCGCCTGCACCATCCGAGCCTGCCGGCCATCCACGACTACTGGAGCGAGCCAGAGGCCAGCTATCTGGTGATGGACTATATCGAGGGCGAGACCCTGGAAGTCATCCAACAGAGAGCCGGTCAGAGGCCCCTGCCCCTGGTACAAGTCTTAGGCTGGGGGCAGCAGCTCTGCGAGGTGCTGGCCTATCTGCACGAGCAGCAGCCGCCGATTATTTTCCGCGACCTCAAGCCGGCCAATGTCATGCTGCGCCGTAGCGACGGGCGGCTCCTGCTGATTGACTTTGGGATTGCGCGGCACTTCAAACCAGGCCAGGCCCACGACACCGTTGCCTTTGGCTCTCCTGGCTTTGCGGCGCCGGAGCAGTATGGCAAAGAGCAGACCACGCCGCGCAGCGACCTCTACAGTCTTGGGGCGGTGCTGCACTACCTGCTGAGCGGGCGTGATCCGAGCGAGCAGCCGTTTCGCTTTGCCCCCTTGCGGCAGCTCAATCCAGAAGTGCCCGAGGGGCTGGCCCGGCTCATTGCCGAGCTGGTGGCCCTGGAACCGAAACACCGCCCATCCTCGGCGCGTGAGGTGCTGGAGCAGCTGAAGCAGCAGGCTGGGATTGGCAAAGGGAGCGGCAGGAGCACGCGAGTGGGGGGCTGGCCAGCACAGGGGCAAGGTGCAGCAGCAGCAGTGCAGCCGAAGCAGGGACTGGCGCCGACGGTGCCGGCGGGGCCCTTGGTCTCAGCAGCCGGCCAGGCTCAGGCTGGGGGGCAAGGTGCAGCAGCAGTGCAGCTGAAGCAGGGACTGGCGCCGACGGTGCCGGCGGGACCCTTGGTCTCAGCAGCCGGCCAGGCTCAAGCGGGAAGGCAGCGCCAGTTGCAGCAGCCTGCGCTGATCTCCCCGCCGGCGGTGCCAGTTCAAAAACCGCAGCTATCTCGGCGCTCCTTGCTCGCACTGGGCCTCGGGGGAGGAATGTTGGCCCTGGTCTCTGGCGGTGTCTTTTTCCTCTTAGCGCAATCGCGCATTCCCAGGCTGGCCCTCCAGGAAGGGCAGGGAACAGGGCAAGTGAGCCTCCTGCTAACCTGCCGGGGACATCGCGGCCCGGTGACTGCGCTCGCCTGGTCGCCGGATCACACTGTGCTCGCCTCCGCTTCGAGCGATCAGACGGTCCGCCTCTGGGATGCCAACACTGGGGCAAGCCTGCGGGTCTACACTGGCCATCAGAGCGAAGTTCGGGCGCTCTCCTGGTCGCCCGGAGGCGTCTACATTGCCTCTGGTTCCGCTGATGGAATGATCCACATCTGGGATGCTGACACAGGGCAGCTCCGGCGAAGCTACCAGGGGCACAACGCTGCCGTCAATGCCCTGGCCTGGTCTCCACAGCCGGATGATACACGGCTGGCCTCAGCGGGCGACGATGGCAGCGTCTCCATCTGGGATGGCTCCAGCGGGCAGCTTCGTGAGAAGCTGCCCGGCAGCGGCGGGAGCATCCGCGCCCTGGCCTGGTCGCCTGATGGCGAGCGGCTTGCCTCAGCCGGAGACGCTGGCCTGGTCGAGATCCGAGAAACGGTCGGCTGGTCTGCCCTAAGCTCCTACCAGGGCCATAGCGGCCCGGTCTGGAGTCTGGCCTGGTCGCCTGATGGCAACCTGGTCGCCTCCGGCTCGGCTGATACCACCGTCCAGATCTGGAACCTCAGCACCGGCGAACGGCTGCTGACCTACAGGGGCCACAGCGATACCGTCACCGGCCTGGCCTGGTCGCCCTTTCAGCGCGAGATCGCCTCGTGCTCCTATGACGGCACTGTCCAGGTCTGGGACAGCACGAGCGGGCGGCTCTGGGGAACTGGCAAAAGTGCTGCTTTCCAGGTGCTCGTCTGGTGGCCATCCTATACCCTGCTCGCCACCGGAGACAAGGACGCCAACGTACGGATCTGGCAAACTGCCTGATGAGAAAGCTTCTCACCAATGCACAAGCGGACTGCTGTCACTGGCTCCTGCTACAGCAGTCCGCACTAGCACTGGCGAGCAAGCGGCGCTCAGCCGGCTGGGCTGCTCGCCATCCTCTCGCGCACGACCCCGCTACACCACGGCGCAGTTCATACCATTGAGCGTGAAAGCCGTGGGCGGCGGATTGCTCCCACTCCAGGTGGCCTGGAAGCCCGGCGGCACACTCAAGCTACTATTGGCCGGAATCACCGCATTGACGGCCACATTCGTCACCGTCACAGCGCTGCCCGCCTGCGAGAAATTTCCGTTCCAGCTCACCGTGATCATCTGGCCATTGGCGAAGGAGAAGCGCAGCGTCCAGCCGTTGATCGCGCTGCTACCGGTATTGGTGATCGTCAGGCTGGCCTGGAAGCCGCCACTCCACTGGCTGACGATTCCGTAATGGATCTGGCAGGAGCTAGCCCCCGGCGTCGGGCTGGGGGATGACGTGGGCGACGGCGTACTCGTGGGCGTAGCCGTCCCGCCCGAGCCGCTGCCGCCATGCAGCGGATGCTTTATGAAAAAGCTATAGATGGCGTTAGTGGCGCTGGGACCCTGCGGGTCAGTGTAGGAGCCGCTGCTGCCGCCGCCGGACCAGTCATGACCCATGCCGTTGATTTTCCAATACTCCTCAATCTCGTTCCCCTGATTATCGTTCCAGGACTGCACCGTATAGCTGCGCCCACCCGACACCTGGCCACTTATACTACTGCTCGGACTGCTGAAGCTGGCGTTGTAGCTGCCGTTCGAGGCCAGATGATCGGTCGTCATCCACTGTTGGACCACCTGGTCGCCGTTGACCGGATAGACCGTATAGTCGCTCTGGCCCTGGAAGACGATCGTCGGCACCACGCGGGCAGCGCTGCCCATCGCTTGATAAGCGGCCTGCCCCTGCTGCTGCGGATTCGGTCCACCTTGCATCATCGCCGTTGTGGCCGCCGTCTGCGAGGTCGCCGCCTGATATTCCAGGCCCGAAGCCGAAGCGATGGCCGCAAAGATATCCGGGTAGGTCGCTCCCATAATCACCGCCATTGCCGCCCCTGCTGAGAAACCAGCCACATAGACGCGATTGCGGTCGATCGTCCACTGCGAGGTATTTTGCTCGACAGTCTGGACGATACCAGCAATGATGGCCGGCTCGCCGCTGCCGCGCGACTGATCGGCGGGCAGGAACCAATTCCAGCAGGAAAGCGAATTATAGCTACTCGTCTGCTGCGGATAGACCACGATGAACTGATCCTGATCGGCCAGGGCGTTCATCTGAGTGCCGTTAGCGAAGTCCTGCGGCGTCTGGGTGCAACCGTGGAGCATGACGATCAGGGGGACCGCCGTGCCAACCCGGTAATTGGCCGGCGTATAGACATAGTAGGGACGGCTGCCGGCTGGCCCGTTATAGGTGTACTGGGTGAAGGTGCCGCTGCTGGCGTGCGCCCGCTCAAAAAAGAGCATCCCACTGACGAGGAGCAGCGCGCAAGCGAGTACAAGGCGAACAAAGTTTCGCATGATGAACCCCCTTGACGGTGAGGCGATGCCAGGGGCAGGCAGTCTGGCATCCTTGCCCTGCAGAATCGGGCAGGAATGAAAAAGAGAAGATGGGCGGGTAAGAGGAGAGAAAGCAGGAAAGACCAACCCGGCTGATAGCACTCTCTCTGTCTCTGAGGAGAGGCGAGGCAGATGCTGAGGCAGATGCTGAGGGAGATGCCAGGGTAACCATTTGCTGTCTCTAGCCGCCTGGTGCTGATCTTGATCAGGCAGCACAGGCCAGGCGCGAGCCGGAGCAGAAAGGCTGCTGGTAGCAGGCCAGCACCGTGCTGGCGGAAGGCAAGTCATGGCCGGCGTCCTCCTGCGGCGCTGGTTCCGCGCAACACTGCGCGGCGCTGGCGCTCTCTCCAAGGCTCATATGACACATGAATCATGTATCATATGACAGGTATTTTGTCAAGGGAGCACCGTGCGTCGCCGCCCCGTCGGACCTCAGCAGATCAGGGGCCGCCAGTGATCGAGGTAGTAGCCCAGCAGCTCGGCCAGCTCCACCGGCAGCTCCTGACGCCGCTGCCGCCAGACCTCCGTCAGACGGGCATAGATCGGGGGAGAAAAGAGCCAGAGGCGCAGCTGCGGCCACTCGTCCTGCTGCCATTCTTGGCGAGAATGTTCTGCCAGCGCCGGCCCTTCCTCGACAAAGAAGAGCGCCAGATGATAGAGTGGAAGAAAGCCCACGGCCTCCTCCCAGAGGCGCAGAAACGGTGCCGGCGACTCCCAGCACAGAGCCATAGCGCGCAAGAAGGCCGCCGCATCGTGCCAGACCAGGGTCGCGGGAGGCTGCGACAGCAGCAGGCGCCAGCAGAGCAACAAGGCCGTCTCGACGGCCTCCTGCTCGGCATGCGGCCAGGTGCGCCACTGGCCGTAGTCCAGCTTGGCAGCGAGCTGGCTGAACTCCAGCGCAAAGCCGTCATCCTGGCCGCGCAGGATAATCTCCAGCCAGCGTGGCAGAAAATGCTTGAAATCGGCGACCTCGCCCCAGGTCGTCAGCGCCTTCCAGGCGTAGCGTTGCAGATCGGAGCCTGACAGCTGCTCCAGCGGTACGCGCCCCAGACGCGCAATCTCCTCCGGCGTCACGCAATGGAGACAGGCCCACATCTGTCGCCGGAACGGATAGGCGGCAAAGGTTCGATAGAGGCGCGCAATGACCGCCGCGCGCGCCGCCTCCAATTCTTGGTCTGGCCGGCTCATCATCAACAGCTCCTTGTTTGGGATGGGCCTCCTGGCCGCTCGCTCCTTGTTGGACTCCAGTATAGCAGACCTGGTCTTTCGAGGCCAGCACAGCTGCGCGCTGCTCGGGCGTTTGCCGACTGGCTGGCTGGTGGAAGACAGTCAGTCTATGGTATCATCTCTGATAGAGAAGATTGCCGGCCTGTTTGCCGCGCGGCCCTGTCGGGCAGGCTCGGGAGCGCAGGCCGGGCAAGGAAGGAAGCGAGGGGAGTCCGGAGAGCCGGGCTGAGAGTGCGACCCTGCAATGTCGCAGACCCTGCAGCAGACACCTGATCTGGATCATACCAGCGGAGGGAACGCTTTCTTTCTCCCACTGGCTCCGCTGCCTAACGTGGCTTCACCCGCGTCACGCAGCGGGAGAGCGTCGACAAGAAGCCGTTTCCCGGCCCGCCTGGGGAAGCGGCCTTTTTTTATGGGCCGCCTGTTCTGTTCAAGGAAGAGGAAGGCACGAGCCTATGCAACGGCGAACCTATGATGTCGCGGTAGTTGGCGCGGGCATTGTCGGCAGCGCCACGGCCTACCATCTAGCGCGGGCCGGGCAGCGCGTTGTCCTCGTAGAGCGCA is a window encoding:
- a CDS encoding class I SAM-dependent methyltransferase — translated: MQASSSLPEPTQSTYPVDPEQAAELARLIQQDRLVTEAMGGLFPEGQPLPPDGQVLDLACGPGGWAMQVAFAHPSVEVIGVDLNAGVIDYAHVQARSRGLTNVAFSVMDIRQPLAFADASFDLINGRFLFSFMGPADWAALLSECRRLLKPGGIIRLTETEGPLTTSPATERLFALGYAALKRAGQSFSPDGNHIGITPVLPRLLRRAGFTEVHLYASAAEWSSETPLHYAFFKDEMVALDLSLPFLVRIGMGSEEGLRQLYQQAIAEMQADDFCAIWTWLTVWGRQPT
- a CDS encoding serine/threonine-protein kinase, which produces MSTSFAQERFCDHCGAANPADAARCWHCQGALPAPLATVGALLLGRYHLIRELGQGGMGTVFLAEDRRLGARAVAVKCLYKHRLNTQERAEAERAFQQEAELLARLHHPSLPAIHDYWSEPEASYLVMDYIEGETLEVIQQRAGQRPLPLVQVLGWGQQLCEVLAYLHEQQPPIIFRDLKPANVMLRRSDGRLLLIDFGIARHFKPGQAHDTVAFGSPGFAAPEQYGKEQTTPRSDLYSLGAVLHYLLSGRDPSEQPFRFAPLRQLNPEVPEGLARLIAELVALEPKHRPSSAREVLEQLKQQAGIGKGSGRSTRVGGWPAQGQGAAAAVQPKQGLAPTVPAGPLVSAAGQAQAGGQGAAAVQLKQGLAPTVPAGPLVSAAGQAQAGRQRQLQQPALISPPAVPVQKPQLSRRSLLALGLGGGMLALVSGGVFFLLAQSRIPRLALQEGQGTGQVSLLLTCRGHRGPVTALAWSPDHTVLASASSDQTVRLWDANTGASLRVYTGHQSEVRALSWSPGGVYIASGSADGMIHIWDADTGQLRRSYQGHNAAVNALAWSPQPDDTRLASAGDDGSVSIWDGSSGQLREKLPGSGGSIRALAWSPDGERLASAGDAGLVEIRETVGWSALSSYQGHSGPVWSLAWSPDGNLVASGSADTTVQIWNLSTGERLLTYRGHSDTVTGLAWSPFQREIASCSYDGTVQVWDSTSGRLWGTGKSAAFQVLVWWPSYTLLATGDKDANVRIWQTA
- a CDS encoding extracellular catalytic domain type 1 short-chain-length polyhydroxyalkanoate depolymerase; translated protein: MRNFVRLVLACALLLVSGMLFFERAHASSGTFTQYTYNGPAGSRPYYVYTPANYRVGTAVPLIVMLHGCTQTPQDFANGTQMNALADQDQFIVVYPQQTSSYNSLSCWNWFLPADQSRGSGEPAIIAGIVQTVEQNTSQWTIDRNRVYVAGFSAGAAMAVIMGATYPDIFAAIASASGLEYQAATSQTAATTAMMQGGPNPQQQGQAAYQAMGSAARVVPTIVFQGQSDYTVYPVNGDQVVQQWMTTDHLASNGSYNASFSSPSSSISGQVSGGRSYTVQSWNDNQGNEIEEYWKINGMGHDWSGGGSSGSYTDPQGPSATNAIYSFFIKHPLHGGSGSGGTATPTSTPSPTSSPSPTPGASSCQIHYGIVSQWSGGFQASLTITNTGSSAINGWTLRFSFANGQMITVSWNGNFSQAGSAVTVTNVAVNAVIPANSSLSVPPGFQATWSGSNPPPTAFTLNGMNCAVV